Within Lentimicrobiaceae bacterium, the genomic segment GAGTGGTTTGGCACCTCGATGTCGGCTCGTCACATCCTGGGGCTGGAGAAGGTCCCAAGGGTTCGGCTGTTCGCCGATTAAAGTGGCACGCGAGCTGGGTTCAGAACGTCGCGAGACAGTTCGGTCTCTATCTGTTGTGGGCGTTGGAAATTTGAGGGCAGCTGACTCTAGTACGAGAGGACCGAGTCGGACACACCGCTGATGTACCTGTTGTGACGCCAGTCGCACCGCAGGGTAGTTACGTGTGGATGAGATAAGCGCTGAAAGCATCTAAGTGCGAAGCTTAGCCCAAGATGAGATTTCCTTTAAGGGTCGTTGTAGATGACGACGTTGATAGGCTGCAGGTGTAAAGTCAGTAATGGCAAAGCCGAGCAGTACTAATTACCCGTAAACTTTCTGTTATAATCAGGTTTTTCCTTATCATGCCGTATTTTCTTTCAGTCAATAGTCAATTTTTAGATTAAGATATTTAAAATTTTGGTGACTATAGCTACGGGGTCCACTTCTTCCCATTCCGAACAGAGTCGTTAAGCCCGTACACGCAGATGGTACTGGATAAAACCGGGAGAGTATGTAGTCGCCTTTTTTCTTTAATATAACACCTTGTATCAAGGTCTGAATATAATACCGAAAAGTGCTCAAAAAATTTTGAGCACTTTTTTTTTGACCTGCCCACTCCTACTCTACACTGCCTTGTTAATTAATTTTTTATTTACTTATAATGATTTTATTCGATATTATTGTAAATTTGCAACAAATGTGCAATATATGAACAAATCACTTATCCAAATACAAATAAACCGACTATACTTTAGTAAGGATGTTAGCATGAACAACACTGTACTCCTTAAAGAAGTTGATGGAGACAGATATATTTCGATAGTTATAGGAACATTTGAAGCCAACTTTATTAAACTTTATATCAGCAAAAACGATATCTCTAGACCTCTGATTTACCAACTGTTTATGAACTACTTAGAAGTAACCGACAGTGAAGTTGAACATGCCGTTATAAATAGACTCGAAGAAGGAATATTTAAGGCTAACATATATTTTGTAAGTAATGGCGAAACAATTATGTTAGACTCAAGGGCTTCTGATGCAAT encodes:
- a CDS encoding bifunctional nuclease family protein, coding for MNKSLIQIQINRLYFSKDVSMNNTVLLKEVDGDRYISIVIGTFEANFIKLYISKNDISRPLIYQLFMNYLEVTDSEVEHAVINRLEEGIFKANIYFVSNGETIMLDSRASDAIIMCLLSKSSLYVTEEVMLEAGFNLNEEKSDEDFDGDNEYNFINALNNVDSVDNMSISDLEFLLEQTIEDENYELAAKIRDIIEKKKSN